The proteins below are encoded in one region of Micromonospora sp. DSM 45708:
- a CDS encoding PrgI family protein: MSRHSDEAPMRARVPADIERPDRIAFGMSGRQLMILAVTGLLLYSAWTAMATLVHPLVFLAGAMPPAAGAFLLAVGRRDSISLDAWVLAALRHRSSPRRLVPADGPVIPAPAWVQTTAGPGDRLPLPAPLRLPAKGITPEGLVDLGSDGTTGLVAASTVAFGLRTPAEQNGLVAGFARWLHSLDGPAQIVVRAQRVDLTYLADRILAAAPGLPHPALEEAAHAHAAFLDDLAGQRELLHRQVTIAVRSRHGAHHTAHHAAEAARALAGCEVPARLLDGPEATVRLAASLDPTAPTLTPYTPSDGGEQR, translated from the coding sequence ATGAGCCGCCACAGCGACGAGGCTCCGATGCGGGCTCGGGTTCCCGCAGACATCGAGCGGCCGGACCGGATCGCGTTCGGCATGTCGGGACGGCAGTTGATGATCTTGGCCGTCACGGGCCTGTTGCTCTACTCGGCCTGGACGGCGATGGCCACGCTAGTGCACCCGCTGGTGTTCCTCGCGGGTGCGATGCCGCCCGCCGCTGGGGCGTTCCTGCTCGCGGTCGGCCGCCGGGACAGCATCAGTCTCGACGCCTGGGTCCTCGCGGCGCTGCGGCACCGCAGCAGTCCGCGCCGCCTCGTCCCGGCCGACGGACCGGTCATCCCGGCTCCGGCGTGGGTGCAGACCACCGCCGGGCCGGGTGACCGGCTACCACTGCCCGCGCCGTTGCGGCTGCCCGCGAAGGGCATCACGCCGGAGGGCCTGGTCGATCTCGGTTCGGACGGCACCACGGGCCTGGTCGCCGCCTCGACGGTGGCCTTCGGCCTGCGGACACCCGCGGAGCAGAACGGCCTGGTGGCCGGGTTCGCTCGCTGGCTACACAGCCTCGACGGCCCGGCGCAGATCGTGGTGCGGGCACAGCGGGTCGACCTGACCTACCTCGCCGACCGGATCCTCGCCGCTGCCCCCGGGCTGCCGCACCCCGCCTTGGAAGAGGCAGCCCACGCCCACGCCGCGTTCCTCGATGACCTGGCCGGACAGCGCGAGCTGCTGCACCGGCAGGTCACCATCGCTGTGCGGAGCCGGCACGGCGCGCACCACACCGCCCATCACGCGGCCGAGGCAGCGCGTGCCCTCGCCGGCTGCGAGGTTCCCGCTCGGCTGCTCGACGGGCCGGAGGCCACGGTGCGTCTCGCGGCCAGCCTCGACCCCACCGCCCCGACCCTCACTCCCTACACCCCATCCGACGGAGGTGAACAGCGGTGA
- a CDS encoding VirB4 family type IV secretion system protein → MRLLSALLPTRRRPTKPESATILPGSPDAVEVDGRHVRVGDGYSASLAVVGYPAEVGPGWAEPILSYPGLVDAAFHIEPVPPAVASERLRKQRGRFESSRRQDAAKGRLDDPELDAAAADAAELAARVARGEARLFRLGLYLTVHGADLIELADREAEVRSLASSLLLDTAPVTWRQLQGWISGLPLAFDALGMKRVFDTDALAASFPFTSPDLPDTAGDSGMGVLFGLNLHSAGVVVWDRWAQSNYNAVILARSGEGKSYLAKLDLLRNLCLGVEAFVIDPEDEYLRLAAAVGGTVLRLGAQSVRINPLDLPPGDDDALNDRARFMQTLVAVMASGDTAVGTPLPGDEARSLDVAVLAAYRVKGITTDPRTWRRPAPLLGDVTTALEGTDDAGRRVAARLHPYVAGSMKGLFDGPTTTLAQGHLVVFAIKDLPEQLHPVGTLLTLDTIWRTIRGATASGQRPDALRMVLVDEAWKLLSGGRGGVFLETLAKSARKYGTGLTVVTQDAADVLATKTGRAVVSNAATQVLLRQAPQAIDAVTEAFGLTDGERAFLLSCQRGDALLAAGSARVAFRSHASASEHELIVTGPVTGRPVRRR, encoded by the coding sequence GTGAGACTGCTGTCCGCACTGCTACCAACCCGGCGGCGACCCACTAAGCCCGAGTCGGCGACGATCCTGCCCGGCTCCCCAGACGCCGTAGAGGTCGACGGCCGACACGTGCGGGTCGGGGACGGCTACAGCGCCAGCCTGGCCGTCGTCGGCTACCCGGCCGAGGTCGGGCCGGGGTGGGCGGAGCCGATCCTGTCCTACCCGGGCCTGGTCGACGCCGCGTTCCACATCGAGCCGGTCCCGCCGGCAGTGGCCTCGGAGCGGCTGCGCAAGCAGCGCGGCCGGTTCGAGTCCTCCCGACGACAGGACGCGGCCAAGGGCCGCCTCGACGATCCCGAACTTGACGCCGCCGCGGCCGACGCTGCCGAGCTGGCTGCACGTGTCGCCCGAGGCGAGGCCCGGCTGTTCCGCCTCGGCCTGTACCTGACGGTCCACGGCGCCGACCTCATCGAGTTGGCCGACCGGGAGGCCGAGGTGCGGTCCCTGGCTTCGTCGCTGCTGCTCGACACCGCGCCGGTGACGTGGCGGCAGTTGCAGGGTTGGATCAGCGGCCTACCCCTTGCGTTCGACGCGCTCGGGATGAAGCGGGTCTTCGACACCGACGCCCTCGCCGCGAGCTTTCCGTTCACCAGCCCTGACCTGCCGGACACCGCTGGTGACAGTGGCATGGGGGTGCTGTTCGGGTTGAACCTGCACTCGGCCGGGGTCGTCGTGTGGGACCGGTGGGCGCAGTCCAACTACAACGCCGTCATCCTTGCTCGCTCCGGGGAAGGAAAGTCGTACCTGGCAAAGCTCGATCTGCTGCGCAACCTGTGTCTCGGGGTGGAGGCGTTCGTCATCGACCCCGAAGACGAGTACCTGCGGCTGGCCGCCGCGGTCGGCGGCACGGTCCTCCGGCTCGGCGCGCAGAGCGTGAGGATCAACCCTCTCGACCTGCCACCCGGCGACGATGATGCCCTGAACGATCGGGCGCGGTTCATGCAAACCTTGGTCGCGGTGATGGCCAGCGGCGATACCGCTGTTGGTACGCCGCTGCCCGGGGATGAGGCCCGCTCCCTCGACGTGGCGGTGCTGGCGGCGTATCGGGTCAAGGGCATCACCACCGACCCGCGCACCTGGCGACGACCTGCGCCGCTCCTCGGTGACGTGACGACGGCCCTGGAGGGCACCGACGACGCCGGGCGTCGAGTCGCCGCCCGCCTGCACCCCTACGTCGCCGGCAGCATGAAGGGCCTGTTCGACGGGCCCACCACCACGCTCGCGCAGGGGCACCTGGTGGTGTTCGCCATCAAAGACCTGCCCGAGCAGCTTCATCCGGTCGGGACGCTGCTCACCCTGGACACGATCTGGCGCACCATACGCGGCGCGACCGCCTCCGGTCAGCGGCCCGATGCGCTGCGGATGGTGTTGGTGGACGAGGCGTGGAAGTTGCTGTCGGGCGGTCGCGGCGGCGTGTTCCTGGAGACGCTGGCCAAGTCCGCCCGCAAGTACGGTACCGGCCTGACCGTGGTCACTCAGGACGCCGCTGACGTGCTCGCCACCAAGACCGGCCGTGCCGTCGTCTCCAACGCCGCCACCCAGGTGTTGCTCAGGCAGGCGCCGCAGGCGATCGACGCGGTTACTGAGGCGTTCGGACTGACCGACGGCGAACGGGCGTTCCTGCTGTCCTGCCAACGCGGAGACGCCCTGCTCGCGGCCGGGTCGGCGCGGGTGGCCTTCCGCAGCCACGCCTCCGCAAGCGAGCACGAGTTGATCGTTACCGGCCCGGTTACCGGTCGGCCCGTCCGCCGCCGCTGA